From a single Actinomycetes bacterium genomic region:
- the ruvB gene encoding Holliday junction branch migration DNA helicase RuvB: MSGERLVDPGLTVDLPGVEDERQVEAALRPRTLDEFIGQRRVREQLGLVLEAARGRGRVPDHVLLSGPPGLGKTTLAMIVAAELEQPLRITSGPAIQHAGDLAAILSSLAEGEVLFLDEIHRMSRPAEEMLYLAMEDFRVDVIVGKGPGATAIPLEIPPFTLVGATTRAGLLPGPLRDRFGFTAHMDFYEAVDLERVLARSSGLLGVHLTADGGSEVAGRSRGTPRIANRLLRRVRDFAQVRADGVVTLDVAREALLVYEVDERGLDRLDRAVLQALVGHFGGGPVGVSTLAVAVGEERETVEEVAEPFLVRAGLLARTPRGRVATPAAWAHLGVAPPRNLAELPGLFGPDLGEPAPEDGSGV; encoded by the coding sequence GTGAGCGGCGAGCGGCTGGTGGACCCCGGCCTGACCGTCGACCTGCCCGGCGTCGAGGACGAGCGCCAGGTCGAGGCGGCGCTGCGACCGCGCACCCTGGACGAGTTCATCGGGCAGCGCCGGGTGCGCGAGCAGCTCGGCCTGGTGCTCGAGGCGGCCCGCGGCCGCGGCCGGGTGCCCGACCACGTCCTGCTGTCCGGGCCACCTGGCCTCGGGAAGACGACACTGGCGATGATCGTCGCCGCCGAGCTCGAGCAGCCGTTGCGCATCACCAGCGGCCCGGCCATCCAGCACGCCGGAGACCTCGCGGCGATCCTGTCCAGCCTGGCCGAGGGCGAGGTGCTCTTCCTCGACGAGATCCACCGGATGTCGCGGCCGGCCGAGGAGATGCTCTACCTCGCGATGGAGGACTTCCGGGTCGACGTCATCGTGGGCAAGGGCCCGGGCGCCACCGCGATCCCCCTCGAGATACCGCCGTTCACGTTGGTCGGCGCCACCACCCGGGCCGGCCTGCTCCCCGGCCCGCTGCGCGACCGCTTCGGGTTCACCGCCCACATGGACTTCTACGAGGCGGTCGACCTCGAGCGGGTCCTGGCGCGTTCGTCCGGGCTGCTCGGCGTGCACCTGACCGCCGACGGCGGGTCCGAGGTGGCCGGTCGGTCCCGCGGCACGCCGCGGATCGCCAACCGGCTGCTGCGCCGGGTCCGCGACTTCGCCCAGGTGCGCGCCGACGGCGTCGTCACCCTCGACGTCGCGCGCGAGGCGCTGCTGGTCTACGAGGTCGACGAGCGGGGTCTGGACCGGCTGGACCGGGCCGTGCTGCAGGCCCTCGTCGGGCACTTCGGCGGTGGGCCGGTGGGCGTGTCGACCCTGGCCGTGGCGGTGGGCGAGGAGCGCGAGACCGTCGAGGAGGTGGCCGAGCCGTTCCTCGTGCGGGCCGGCCTGCTGGCCCGCACCCCGCGGGGGCGGGTGGCCACCCCGGCTGCGTGGGCGCACCTCGGCGTCGCCCCGCCCCGGAACCTCGCCGAGCTGCCCGGCCTGTTCGGACCGGACCTCGGCGAGCCGGCCCCGGAGGACGGCTCAGGGGTGTAG
- a CDS encoding adenine phosphoribosyltransferase, which translates to MTADAEQVERAARLLARVRDVADFPKPGIVFKDITPLLADHTSFTEAVDGLADPFRGAAVDTVAGIEARGFVLGAPVALELGAGFVPVRKKGKLPGQTVSATYDLEYGSAVLEVTSDAFLAGARVLVVDDVLATGGTAAATVELVRRCGGEVVGVAVLMELGFLAGRDALAEAGIADPHVLLRV; encoded by the coding sequence GTGACGGCCGACGCCGAGCAGGTAGAGCGGGCAGCGCGCCTGCTCGCGAGGGTCCGCGACGTCGCGGACTTCCCCAAGCCGGGCATCGTCTTCAAGGACATCACGCCGCTGCTGGCCGATCACACCTCGTTCACCGAGGCGGTGGACGGGCTCGCCGACCCGTTCCGCGGGGCGGCGGTCGACACGGTGGCCGGGATCGAGGCCCGCGGGTTCGTGCTCGGGGCCCCGGTCGCCCTGGAGCTCGGCGCGGGCTTCGTGCCGGTGCGGAAGAAGGGGAAGCTGCCCGGCCAGACCGTCTCGGCGACGTACGACCTCGAGTACGGTTCCGCCGTCCTGGAGGTGACCTCCGACGCGTTCCTGGCCGGGGCGCGCGTCCTCGTCGTCGACGACGTCCTGGCGACCGGCGGCACGGCCGCGGCCACCGTCGAGCTGGTCCGCCGCTGCGGCGGCGAGGTCGTCGGGGTGGCGGTGCTCATGGAGCTCGGCTTCCTGGCCGGCCGCGACGCGCTGGCCGAGGCGGGCATCGCCGACCCGCACGTGCTGCTCCGCGTCTGA
- a CDS encoding YebC/PmpR family DNA-binding transcriptional regulator: protein MSGHSKWATTKHKKAVIDARRGKMFAKLIKNIEVAARTGGGDPAGNPTLYDAIQKAKKSSVPNDNIDRAVKRGSGAEAGGTEYQTITYEGYGPNGVAVLVECLTDNRNRAAAEVRTAMTRNGGSMADPGSVSYLFNRKGVVIVPKSDGLTEDDVLAAVLDAGAEEVNDLDEAFEVVSEATDLVAVRTALQDAGVDYDSAEASFLPSVSVPLDEDGAKKVFRLIEALEDSDDVQNVYANFDVSDDVMAAVG from the coding sequence CGGCAAGATGTTCGCCAAGCTGATCAAGAACATCGAGGTGGCCGCGCGCACCGGCGGCGGTGACCCGGCCGGCAACCCGACGCTCTACGACGCCATCCAGAAGGCCAAGAAGTCGTCGGTGCCCAACGACAACATCGACCGCGCGGTCAAGCGCGGGTCCGGTGCCGAGGCCGGCGGCACGGAGTACCAGACGATCACCTACGAGGGCTACGGTCCCAACGGCGTCGCGGTGCTGGTCGAGTGCCTCACCGACAACCGCAACCGGGCCGCCGCCGAGGTCCGCACCGCCATGACCCGCAACGGCGGATCCATGGCCGACCCGGGCTCGGTCTCGTACCTGTTCAACCGCAAGGGCGTCGTCATCGTCCCCAAGTCAGACGGACTGACCGAGGACGACGTGCTCGCTGCCGTGCTCGACGCCGGCGCCGAAGAGGTCAACGACCTCGACGAGGCCTTCGAGGTGGTGTCCGAGGCGACCGACCTGGTCGCCGTGCGCACCGCGCTGCAGGACGCGGGCGTCGACTACGACTCGGCCGAGGCGTCCTTCCTGCCGTCGGTCAGCGTCCCGCTCGACGAGGACGGCGCCAAGAAGGTGTTCCGGCTGATCGAGGCCCTCGAGGACTCCGACGACGTGCAGAACGTCTACGCCAACTTCGACGTCAGCGACGACGTCATGGCCGCCGTCGGCTGA
- the secD gene encoding protein translocase subunit SecD: MAPPAQSRPGRTLAVLAVLIGLLYGFVWLAAPSALGEDKLSAGQRYQARLGLDLEGGTSVILTPRRAEGAGPVPRDSLNQAVSIIRNRVDSFGVAESEVTTAGDNIVISIPGKQDKSILDTVQQTAELRFRQVLLSGPGVATPASTASPSAATSTPSASPSATSSTSPSPSPTASTDNRAVPRALQAASSPSPSATGTPSPTPTASAPTGTGQAAITPELQQEFAALDCSDPEAVRQTLRAPGKDNPKKPLVTCDEDGAEKYILGPAEVLGTDVDTATADLAMNNQGVATGGWVVNLKFNGEGKKKFGDVTRRLFSEQGDLNRFAIVLDGLSVSAPTTNAVITNGEATISGNFSQDEARDLANVLKFGALPLTFDPGEVQEVSATLGGEQLRAGLIAGAIGLALVVLYSLLYYRGLGLVTTASLVVAGIITYGMVTLLGWQLGFRLSLAGVAGLIVAIGITADSFVVYFERIRDEVRDGRTLRVAVETGWARARRTILAADFVSFFAAAVLYLLSVGGVRGFAFTLGLTTLIDIVVVFLFTKPLVTLLARTKFFGQGHPLSGLSPERLGAPKRTLTTRPPSRRPAVATSTTKEATS, from the coding sequence GTGGCACCACCCGCCCAGTCACGCCCTGGCCGCACGCTCGCGGTCCTGGCTGTGCTCATCGGCCTCCTCTACGGCTTCGTCTGGCTGGCCGCGCCCTCGGCGCTCGGTGAGGACAAGCTCTCGGCCGGGCAGCGCTACCAGGCGCGGCTCGGTCTCGACCTCGAGGGCGGCACCAGCGTGATCCTCACCCCTCGCCGCGCCGAGGGCGCCGGACCGGTCCCGCGGGACTCGCTCAACCAGGCGGTGTCGATCATCCGCAACAGGGTCGACAGCTTCGGCGTCGCGGAGTCCGAGGTCACCACTGCGGGCGACAACATCGTCATCTCGATCCCCGGCAAGCAGGACAAGTCGATCCTCGACACGGTCCAGCAGACCGCCGAGCTGCGGTTCCGACAGGTGCTGCTGAGCGGCCCGGGCGTCGCGACGCCGGCCTCCACCGCGTCGCCCAGCGCGGCCACCTCGACGCCGTCGGCCAGCCCCTCAGCGACCAGCTCGACGAGCCCGTCCCCCTCACCGACCGCCTCGACCGACAACCGTGCGGTTCCGCGGGCGCTGCAGGCAGCCAGCAGTCCCTCGCCCTCGGCAACCGGGACTCCGTCCCCGACGCCGACCGCGTCCGCGCCGACGGGCACGGGGCAGGCAGCGATCACCCCCGAGCTGCAGCAGGAGTTCGCCGCGCTGGACTGCAGCGACCCCGAGGCGGTCCGCCAGACGCTGCGCGCGCCGGGCAAGGACAACCCCAAGAAGCCGCTCGTCACCTGCGACGAGGACGGCGCCGAGAAGTACATCCTCGGCCCGGCCGAGGTGCTCGGCACCGATGTCGACACCGCCACGGCCGACCTCGCCATGAACAACCAGGGCGTGGCCACCGGCGGCTGGGTCGTCAACCTCAAGTTCAACGGCGAGGGCAAGAAGAAGTTCGGCGACGTCACCCGGCGCCTCTTCTCCGAGCAGGGCGACCTCAACCGGTTCGCCATCGTCCTCGACGGGCTCTCCGTCTCGGCCCCGACGACCAACGCCGTCATCACCAACGGCGAGGCGACGATCAGCGGCAACTTCAGCCAGGACGAGGCGCGCGACCTGGCCAACGTCCTCAAGTTCGGTGCCCTGCCGCTGACGTTCGACCCCGGTGAGGTGCAGGAGGTGTCCGCGACCCTCGGCGGCGAGCAGCTGCGGGCCGGCCTGATCGCCGGGGCGATCGGCCTCGCGCTGGTCGTTCTCTACTCGCTGCTGTACTACCGGGGCCTCGGCCTCGTCACCACGGCATCGTTGGTGGTCGCGGGCATCATCACCTACGGCATGGTGACGCTGCTCGGCTGGCAGCTGGGCTTCCGGCTCAGCCTGGCCGGCGTCGCCGGCCTCATCGTCGCCATCGGCATCACCGCGGACTCGTTCGTCGTCTACTTCGAACGGATCCGCGACGAGGTCCGCGACGGGCGCACCCTGCGGGTCGCCGTCGAGACCGGCTGGGCGCGCGCCCGGCGGACCATCCTGGCTGCCGACTTCGTGTCGTTCTTCGCCGCCGCGGTGCTCTACCTGCTCTCCGTGGGCGGGGTCCGCGGGTTCGCGTTCACCCTCGGCCTGACCACCCTGATCGACATCGTGGTGGTGTTCCTGTTCACCAAGCCGCTCGTCACGCTGCTGGCGCGGACCAAGTTCTTCGGCCAGGGTCACCCGCTCAGCGGGCTCTCGCCGGAGCGGCTCGGCGCACCCAAGCGGACCCTGACCACCCGGCCCCCGTCGCGGCGCCCTGCCGTCGCCACCAGCACCACCAAGGAGGCGACGTCATGA
- the ruvC gene encoding crossover junction endodeoxyribonuclease RuvC codes for MRVLGVDPGLTRCGLGVVEGSAGRPLQLVAVDVVRTPPGDDIGARLLAIERAVEAWLAEHRPDAVAVERVFSQHNVRTVMGTAQASAVAITAAARAGVPVALHTPSEMKAAVTGSGRADKAQVGAMVTKILRLAEPPRPADAADALGLAICHVWRGAAHSRLAAAALAAGVRA; via the coding sequence GTGCGGGTGCTCGGCGTGGACCCCGGGCTGACCCGGTGCGGTCTCGGTGTGGTCGAGGGCAGCGCCGGCCGGCCGCTTCAGCTGGTCGCCGTCGACGTCGTGCGCACCCCGCCCGGCGACGACATCGGCGCCCGGCTGCTCGCCATCGAGCGCGCGGTCGAGGCCTGGCTGGCGGAGCACCGGCCGGACGCGGTCGCGGTCGAGCGGGTCTTCAGCCAGCACAACGTGCGCACCGTCATGGGCACCGCCCAGGCCAGCGCGGTGGCGATCACCGCGGCTGCCCGGGCCGGCGTGCCGGTGGCGCTGCACACCCCCAGCGAGATGAAGGCGGCGGTGACCGGCAGCGGCCGCGCCGACAAGGCGCAGGTGGGAGCGATGGTGACGAAGATCCTGCGGCTCGCCGAGCCGCCACGGCCGGCCGACGCGGCCGATGCGCTCGGCCTGGCCATCTGCCACGTCTGGCGCGGCGCCGCCCACTCCCGCCTCGCGGCGGCAGCGCTGGCCGCCGGGGTGCGGGCGTGA
- a CDS encoding helix-turn-helix domain-containing protein: MTSETEVAELATSQDPAVGLRAVAALRRLADQLEALQVGNARAQGWSWDAIGALLGVSKQAVHKKHARTARLVGRSPRRED; this comes from the coding sequence ATGACGTCCGAGACCGAGGTGGCCGAGCTGGCGACCAGCCAGGACCCGGCCGTGGGCCTGCGTGCGGTGGCCGCCCTTCGGCGGCTGGCCGACCAGCTCGAGGCGCTGCAAGTGGGCAACGCCCGGGCGCAGGGCTGGTCGTGGGACGCCATCGGCGCCCTGCTCGGCGTCAGCAAGCAGGCGGTGCACAAGAAGCACGCGCGGACGGCGCGACTGGTCGGCCGGTCCCCGCGACGGGAGGACTGA
- the ruvA gene encoding Holliday junction branch migration protein RuvA, with amino-acid sequence MIAFVAGRVAALAPDGAVVEVGGVGLSVSCTPTTIAGLRIGESAHLPTSLVVREDSLTLYGFADEDERVVFELLQTASGVGPRLAQAMLAVHDPDALRQAVATEDLATLTQVPGIGRKGAQRIVLELKDRLGAVRRGGSPGRAPVVAGGWRDQLHGALVGLGWSAREAEEGVGVAAATADEAVAAGEQPDVAALLKVALRSLSRT; translated from the coding sequence GTGATCGCGTTCGTGGCCGGCCGGGTCGCCGCACTGGCCCCCGACGGAGCCGTCGTCGAGGTGGGCGGGGTCGGCCTCAGCGTGTCGTGCACGCCCACGACGATCGCCGGGCTGCGGATCGGCGAGAGCGCGCACCTGCCCACGTCCCTGGTGGTGCGCGAGGACTCGCTCACGCTCTACGGCTTCGCCGACGAGGACGAGCGGGTCGTCTTCGAGCTGCTGCAGACCGCGAGCGGGGTCGGCCCCCGCCTCGCCCAGGCGATGCTCGCCGTGCACGACCCCGACGCGCTGCGGCAGGCGGTCGCGACCGAGGACCTCGCCACCCTCACCCAGGTGCCCGGCATCGGGCGCAAGGGCGCCCAGCGCATCGTGCTCGAGCTCAAGGACCGTCTCGGTGCCGTACGCCGTGGCGGGTCGCCCGGGCGGGCGCCGGTGGTCGCGGGGGGCTGGCGCGACCAGCTGCACGGTGCCCTGGTCGGGCTCGGCTGGTCGGCCCGCGAGGCCGAAGAGGGAGTGGGCGTCGCCGCAGCGACGGCCGACGAGGCCGTCGCTGCCGGTGAGCAGCCCGACGTGGCCGCGCTGCTCAAGGTGGCCCTCCGCTCGCTGAGCCGCACGTGA
- a CDS encoding Clp protease N-terminal domain-containing protein, whose amino-acid sequence MFERFTTDARAVVVAAQELATARGDRWVGTEHLLLAVVDDDGEVAHALASLGLTAERVRAGLDAPPPSDALKYLGIDLDAVRRRAEEVFGPGALDLPVTEASRRWWRRGRAACLTDARASTGGARPRFSADGKKSLELALREAMRMDSREIRLEHVVLGLLRADGAATRLVNRLGIEPGDVRQAVLDLRRAA is encoded by the coding sequence ATGTTCGAGAGGTTCACGACCGACGCCCGCGCGGTCGTCGTGGCGGCTCAGGAGCTGGCCACGGCACGCGGCGACCGATGGGTCGGCACCGAGCACCTGCTGCTCGCGGTGGTGGACGACGACGGGGAGGTCGCCCATGCTCTGGCGTCGCTGGGCCTGACGGCCGAACGGGTCCGCGCCGGGCTCGACGCTCCCCCGCCGTCCGACGCCCTGAAGTACTTGGGCATCGACCTGGACGCGGTCCGCCGGCGGGCCGAGGAGGTCTTCGGTCCCGGGGCGCTCGACCTGCCCGTCACCGAGGCATCTCGCCGCTGGTGGCGGCGGGGCAGAGCAGCTTGTCTTACCGACGCCCGGGCGAGCACGGGTGGGGCGCGACCGAGGTTCTCGGCCGACGGCAAGAAGTCGCTGGAGCTCGCCCTGCGCGAGGCCATGCGGATGGACTCCCGCGAGATCAGGCTCGAGCACGTGGTGCTCGGCCTGCTGCGCGCCGACGGAGCGGCCACCCGGCTGGTCAACCGGCTCGGGATCGAGCCCGGCGACGTACGGCAGGCGGTCCTCGACCTGCGCCGGGCGGCCTGA
- the secF gene encoding protein translocase subunit SecF — protein sequence MSRVGSLGARLYRGEVSYDFIGHRKLWYTVSLVLIVISVVSLLVRGLTLGIEFRGGAEFRVAAPSANEESVRDTVGDVVGGEIVVQRVGNNTVRAQTETLTSAELEEVQTALAERFDVARDDVSTQFIGPSWGRDISTKALRALVFFLIGIVIFLSLYFEWKMAVAAMIALLHDLLITAGLYSLVGFEVTPATVIGFLTILGYSLYDTVVVFDKVRENTAGLAGGSRMTYSGAVNLAVNQTLVRSINTSIIALLPIAAILFAGVVLLGAGPLKDLSLALFIGVAVGAYSSVFVAPALLAGFKEREPAMQALAKRVAARQGKAATTGGPPSASRGAAAATSDADVDDEVADEDAEPVGATSAATAARPRPSDRRPASRPRPQQRKSGGRNRSGKKKR from the coding sequence ATGAGCCGTGTGGGCAGTCTCGGTGCGCGGCTGTACCGCGGCGAGGTCTCCTACGACTTCATCGGGCACCGCAAGCTCTGGTACACCGTCTCGCTCGTCCTGATCGTCATCTCTGTCGTGTCGCTGCTGGTCCGAGGCCTCACGCTGGGCATCGAGTTCCGGGGCGGCGCGGAGTTCCGGGTCGCCGCGCCGTCGGCGAACGAGGAGTCGGTGCGGGACACCGTCGGCGACGTCGTGGGCGGCGAGATCGTCGTGCAGCGCGTCGGCAACAACACGGTCCGGGCCCAGACCGAGACGCTCACCAGCGCAGAGCTCGAGGAGGTGCAGACCGCCCTCGCCGAGCGGTTCGACGTCGCGCGCGACGACGTGAGCACGCAGTTCATCGGGCCCAGCTGGGGCAGGGACATCTCCACCAAGGCCCTGCGGGCGCTCGTGTTCTTCCTGATCGGCATCGTCATCTTCCTCTCGCTGTACTTCGAGTGGAAGATGGCCGTCGCCGCGATGATCGCGCTGCTGCACGACCTCCTGATCACGGCAGGTCTCTACTCGCTGGTCGGCTTCGAGGTCACACCGGCGACAGTCATCGGCTTCCTGACCATCCTCGGATACTCGCTCTACGACACCGTCGTCGTCTTCGACAAGGTCCGCGAGAACACCGCCGGCCTGGCCGGCGGCAGCCGGATGACCTACAGCGGCGCGGTGAACCTGGCCGTCAACCAGACCCTGGTGCGGTCCATCAACACCTCGATCATCGCGCTCCTCCCGATCGCGGCGATCCTCTTCGCCGGCGTGGTGCTGCTCGGCGCCGGCCCGCTCAAGGACCTCTCGCTGGCCCTCTTCATCGGTGTCGCTGTCGGTGCCTACTCCTCGGTGTTCGTCGCCCCCGCCCTGCTCGCGGGGTTCAAGGAACGCGAGCCGGCGATGCAGGCGCTCGCCAAGCGGGTCGCCGCGCGCCAGGGCAAGGCCGCGACGACCGGCGGCCCGCCCAGCGCGTCGCGCGGGGCTGCCGCGGCCACGTCCGACGCGGACGTCGACGACGAGGTAGCCGATGAGGATGCGGAGCCGGTGGGCGCGACCAGCGCGGCCACGGCGGCCCGGCCGCGCCCGAGCGACCGGCGCCCGGCGTCGCGTCCACGTCCGCAGCAGCGCAAGAGCGGCGGCCGCAACAGGTCCGGCAAGAAGAAGCGGTGA
- the yajC gene encoding preprotein translocase subunit YajC: protein MDAVSGLLPFVLILVAFYFLIVRPARNRQKAALELQQRLAPGVEVMTTSGIYGTVVGVDDTSIQLEVAPGTTVRVAKPAVGQVLTRDTVDDDTADADHDSVSADDSMTGDSRTSQDVDPTDPRDDHSTR, encoded by the coding sequence GTGGACGCCGTCAGTGGCCTGCTCCCGTTCGTCCTCATCCTGGTGGCGTTCTACTTCCTCATCGTCCGGCCGGCCCGCAACCGGCAGAAGGCCGCGCTCGAGCTGCAGCAGCGCCTGGCGCCGGGCGTCGAAGTGATGACGACGTCGGGAATCTACGGCACCGTCGTCGGCGTCGACGACACCTCCATCCAGCTGGAGGTCGCACCCGGGACCACGGTGCGCGTCGCGAAGCCCGCCGTCGGCCAGGTGCTGACGCGCGACACGGTCGACGACGACACGGCCGATGCCGACCACGACTCCGTCTCCGCCGACGACAGCATGACGGGGGACTCCAGGACGAGCCAGGACGTCGACCCGACGGACCCCCGAGACGACCACAGCACCCGCTAG